Proteins encoded within one genomic window of Gloeobacter kilaueensis JS1:
- a CDS encoding DUF423 domain-containing protein, translating into MFRFFLATAAVLAGLAVAAGAFATHALRSQLDERALEIFETAARYQMYHALALILVALLLERSGPNPLLTVSGYAFIAGTLIFSGSLYALSLSGIKWLGAITPLGGAAYLLGWLCLALAAWNYK; encoded by the coding sequence ATGTTTCGTTTTTTTCTGGCCACTGCGGCGGTACTGGCGGGGCTGGCCGTCGCCGCCGGAGCCTTTGCAACCCACGCCCTGCGCTCCCAACTCGACGAGCGGGCGCTCGAAATTTTTGAGACTGCCGCCCGCTATCAGATGTATCACGCTCTGGCTTTGATCCTGGTGGCTCTGTTGCTGGAGCGCAGCGGTCCGAATCCGCTATTGACGGTGAGCGGGTACGCCTTTATCGCCGGGACTTTGATCTTCTCGGGCAGTCTCTACGCCCTGAGCCTGAGCGGCATCAAGTGGCTGGGAGCGATCACGCCCCTGGGGGGGGCCGCCTACCTGCTCGGCTGGCTCTGCCTGGCTCTGGCAGCCTGGAACTATAAGTAA
- a CDS encoding NAD(P)/FAD-dependent oxidoreductase, with the protein MILKHEHLEAKQQELYDVIVVGGGAGGLSAAVYLARYNLKVLVIEKGRGRSFWMQKLWNYLPAVISGKELIEGGRMMALDYGADWLNGFVESVQDTGGEFAVRVKYRLKNSEYPVFRSKYLIAASGLIDVLPHLADMQNVYEYAGYNLHVCLICDGHEMTDQRAALIAGSESAINTAFFLSWFTPYISVLTQGAFPVSEAMRTKLAEHGYPLIEKPIARFLGRDHVMDGIEFTDGTVLKVDTGLVSMGSIRHNEYLEGLDLQKDSEDIVTDGYCRTSHPRLFAVGDLKKGLNQVSIAVADGTLAATAIWKEIRREQPARKWLENLRQPEVV; encoded by the coding sequence GTGATTCTCAAACACGAACATCTCGAAGCCAAGCAGCAAGAACTGTACGACGTGATCGTGGTCGGCGGGGGAGCCGGTGGATTGTCGGCGGCGGTGTATCTCGCCCGCTACAACCTGAAGGTGCTCGTCATCGAAAAAGGACGGGGCCGCTCCTTCTGGATGCAAAAGCTCTGGAATTACCTTCCGGCTGTGATCAGCGGCAAAGAACTGATCGAGGGGGGCAGGATGATGGCCCTCGACTACGGGGCCGACTGGCTGAATGGCTTTGTCGAGTCGGTACAGGATACTGGCGGCGAGTTTGCCGTGCGCGTCAAGTACCGCCTCAAAAATAGCGAGTACCCGGTCTTCCGCTCGAAGTACCTGATCGCGGCGAGCGGTCTCATCGACGTACTGCCGCATCTGGCCGATATGCAAAATGTCTACGAGTACGCGGGCTACAACCTGCACGTCTGCTTGATCTGCGACGGCCACGAGATGACCGACCAGCGTGCCGCCCTGATCGCAGGCAGCGAGTCTGCGATCAACACCGCCTTTTTTCTGAGCTGGTTCACCCCCTACATCAGCGTTCTCACCCAGGGCGCTTTTCCGGTCAGTGAGGCGATGCGCACCAAGCTGGCCGAGCACGGCTATCCGCTCATCGAAAAACCGATTGCCCGCTTCCTGGGCCGCGACCACGTGATGGACGGCATCGAATTTACCGACGGCACCGTGCTCAAAGTAGACACGGGCCTTGTCTCGATGGGCTCGATCCGCCACAACGAATACCTCGAAGGTCTGGACCTCCAAAAAGACAGCGAAGACATCGTTACCGACGGCTACTGCCGCACCTCCCACCCGCGCCTCTTCGCCGTAGGCGATCTTAAAAAGGGCCTCAACCAGGTTTCGATCGCCGTCGCCGACGGCACCTTGGCCGCCACCGCGATCTGGAAGGAGATCCGGCGCGAGCAACCGGCGCGCAAGTGGCTCGAAAACCTGCGCCAGCCCGAAGTGGTTTAA
- the egtC gene encoding ergothioneine biosynthesis protein EgtC, producing the protein MCRLLAYLGPSLALVDLVEKPEFSLVLQSYRPQEMTSGLLNADGFGFGWYDPGREGSPFRFRSTQPIWGDANFPALVRYIHSHCLLANVRSATPGQAVDLSNCQPFCFEQILAQHNGFIENFRQTLYRPIRDSLDDIYYKAIDGSTDSEHLFAFVLNLWQRQGGSLTDALAASIRTLADWAAKQNVAISLNLILSDGEQLVASRYANRPNPPSLYWLNGDLRYPDAFLIASEPLTPSEHWKRVPAGSILTATPGGAVQLTTIG; encoded by the coding sequence ATGTGCCGATTGCTCGCCTACCTTGGCCCCAGCCTTGCCCTCGTCGATCTGGTCGAAAAACCGGAATTTTCGCTCGTCCTCCAGAGTTATCGACCACAGGAGATGACTTCCGGCCTGCTCAACGCCGACGGCTTCGGTTTCGGCTGGTACGATCCCGGACGGGAAGGTTCACCGTTTCGCTTTCGCAGCACCCAGCCCATCTGGGGCGATGCGAACTTTCCGGCCCTGGTGCGCTATATCCATTCGCACTGCCTGCTTGCCAACGTCCGCAGCGCCACCCCCGGTCAGGCGGTCGATCTCAGCAACTGCCAGCCTTTTTGCTTCGAGCAGATCCTCGCCCAGCACAACGGTTTTATCGAGAACTTTCGCCAGACGCTCTACCGACCGATCCGCGACAGCCTCGACGATATCTATTACAAGGCGATCGACGGCAGCACCGACTCCGAGCACCTCTTTGCCTTTGTGCTCAACCTGTGGCAGCGTCAGGGCGGCAGTCTCACCGACGCCCTCGCCGCTTCGATCCGCACTCTCGCGGACTGGGCAGCCAAACAGAACGTTGCTATTTCTTTGAACTTGATCCTCAGCGACGGCGAGCAACTGGTGGCCTCCCGCTACGCCAATCGTCCCAATCCCCCGAGCCTGTACTGGCTCAATGGCGATCTGCGTTACCCCGATGCATTTCTTATTGCCTCCGAGCCCCTGACTCCTTCTGAGCACTGGAAGCGCGTCCCGGCGGGCAGCATCCTTACGGCTACCCCCGGCGGTGCGGTGCAACTGACTACGATCGGCTGA
- a CDS encoding NUDIX hydrolase, with protein sequence MGRPLVGVRAIPLLPGGEVVLVKLHRGGWVLPGGLMDNNEKIRAAIIREVLEECGLRVLRIGRLSGVYSDPRRDPRFHSVSIVMEVFVEAAEMRPRDKLEVERAGAFALDALPAELTLDCREQLEHYLSNSLVVD encoded by the coding sequence TTGGGCAGGCCGCTGGTCGGCGTGCGCGCCATTCCGTTGCTGCCGGGCGGTGAGGTAGTGCTCGTCAAACTGCATCGCGGCGGCTGGGTGCTGCCCGGCGGGCTGATGGACAACAACGAGAAGATTCGAGCGGCGATTATCCGGGAGGTGCTCGAAGAGTGCGGGCTGCGGGTCTTACGCATCGGGCGGCTGAGCGGTGTCTACTCCGATCCCAGGCGCGATCCGCGCTTTCATAGCGTCAGCATTGTCATGGAGGTTTTTGTCGAAGCCGCCGAGATGCGACCGCGCGACAAACTCGAAGTCGAGCGGGCGGGCGCTTTTGCCCTCGACGCCCTGCCCGCAGAACTGACGCTCGATTGTCGCGAACAACTGGAGCATTATTTATCGAATTCGCTGGTGGTAGATTGA
- a CDS encoding DUF2237 family protein: protein MSQAKNVLGGPLQTCCQSPLTGFYRTGLCETGPEDSGVHVVCARVSEAFLSYTRAMGNDLSTPVPAARFPGLKPGDCWCLCAARWLEALRDGVAPPVVLAATHEAALRTVSLADLKAHSID from the coding sequence ATGTCACAGGCAAAGAACGTCCTCGGCGGCCCCCTGCAGACCTGCTGCCAATCCCCACTGACTGGCTTTTACCGCACTGGCCTCTGCGAGACCGGGCCCGAAGATAGCGGAGTACACGTAGTCTGTGCCCGCGTCAGCGAAGCTTTTTTGAGCTACACGCGGGCGATGGGCAACGACCTTTCGACTCCCGTACCGGCGGCGCGCTTTCCTGGCCTCAAGCCGGGCGATTGCTGGTGCCTTTGTGCGGCGCGCTGGCTTGAGGCGCTGCGCGATGGGGTGGCCCCGCCGGTGGTCCTGGCGGCGACCCACGAGGCTGCCCTGCGGACGGTTTCGCTCGCGGATCTCAAGGCGCACAGCATCGACTGA
- the bioB gene encoding biotin synthase BioB — MATTVAEIARIYHQSLPDLLYEAQRAHREHHDPRQVQFCTLSNIKSGLCPENCGYCSQSAHHTTGLVPQPLSDLEAVVAEAQAARAAGSTRFCMGAAWREVKDGPQFERVLEMVRAVAALDLEVCCTLGMLKPHQALRLKAAGLTAYNHNLDTGPSYYPQVVTTRTYQDRLATIEAVSAAGISVCCGGIVGMGESLQDRFELLAVLSSLDPQPESIPINNLVPVTGTPLANAEPVEPLEVVRLVATTRIVFPRAIVRLSAGRLAMSDELQALCFLAGANSIFAGARLLTTPNPAASQDQHLLAKLGMQARGGGS; from the coding sequence ATGGCCACTACCGTCGCTGAGATTGCCCGCATCTACCACCAGTCCCTGCCGGACCTGCTCTACGAGGCGCAACGCGCTCACCGCGAACACCACGACCCGCGCCAGGTGCAGTTTTGCACCCTGAGCAACATCAAAAGCGGCCTCTGCCCCGAAAATTGCGGCTACTGCTCCCAGAGTGCCCACCACACGACTGGTCTTGTTCCCCAGCCCCTGAGCGATCTGGAAGCGGTCGTAGCTGAGGCGCAGGCGGCGCGGGCGGCAGGTTCCACCCGCTTTTGTATGGGAGCGGCCTGGCGCGAAGTCAAAGACGGCCCCCAGTTCGAGCGCGTGCTTGAGATGGTGAGGGCTGTGGCGGCACTGGACCTCGAAGTCTGCTGCACCCTCGGGATGCTCAAACCCCACCAGGCGCTGCGTCTGAAGGCGGCTGGACTGACCGCCTACAACCACAACCTCGACACTGGCCCCAGCTACTATCCCCAGGTGGTTACCACCCGCACCTACCAGGACCGGCTTGCAACCATCGAGGCGGTCAGCGCCGCCGGCATCTCGGTCTGCTGCGGCGGAATCGTAGGGATGGGCGAATCTCTCCAGGACCGCTTTGAGCTACTGGCAGTGCTCAGCAGCCTCGACCCGCAGCCCGAGTCAATTCCGATCAACAACCTCGTGCCTGTTACAGGTACACCCCTGGCCAACGCGGAGCCAGTAGAGCCTCTGGAGGTGGTGCGGCTGGTGGCGACGACCCGCATCGTCTTTCCTCGCGCCATCGTTCGCCTCTCTGCCGGACGGCTGGCGATGAGCGACGAGTTGCAGGCGCTGTGTTTTCTGGCAGGAGCCAACTCGATTTTTGCAGGAGCAAGACTGCTCACGACGCCGAACCCCGCCGCCTCCCAGGACCAGCACCTGCTTGCGAAGCTGGGGATGCAGGCCCGTGGTGGCGGTAGCTAG
- a CDS encoding dockerin type I repeat-containing protein: protein MAIFQSPIRFSGPVAALVLLLAVGPLSAQTAGDLNGDGKVDRADLGLLEQYLDGSGLLDGDQSARADLNGDGVVNSKDANRLRQQLGIATVDEPTLNGRASSDRANSRRGGYRASASSSAFQLGVADVVPEWVRGSWRFQSQIYDARGGFGGGNNYQSEQLSLPGDLSKLYSTYKVQTGERLDRLCWQVNDYSDARFSFTEQLRDQGGAVYASTADILNRGPGQAEIRIRVEVLDAGSGQGGGGLLGGLFGFLFNGGRPMGSLSAGDYYVRGGPMERVAGSERTRLPDVDLASLRCR from the coding sequence GTGGCAATCTTTCAAAGTCCAATCAGATTCTCTGGGCCGGTCGCTGCCCTGGTGCTGTTGCTGGCGGTCGGGCCGCTCAGCGCCCAGACGGCGGGGGATCTCAACGGCGATGGCAAGGTGGACCGCGCTGACCTGGGCCTTTTAGAACAGTACCTGGACGGCTCGGGACTGCTCGACGGCGATCAAAGTGCGCGCGCCGATCTCAACGGCGACGGTGTAGTAAATAGCAAGGACGCCAACCGCCTGCGCCAGCAACTGGGTATCGCCACCGTCGATGAACCGACCCTCAATGGCCGTGCCAGCAGCGATCGGGCGAATAGTCGCCGGGGCGGCTACCGGGCGAGTGCAAGTAGCTCTGCCTTCCAGCTCGGGGTGGCGGATGTGGTGCCGGAGTGGGTGCGCGGTAGCTGGCGCTTTCAATCGCAGATCTACGACGCGCGCGGTGGCTTTGGTGGCGGCAACAATTACCAGAGCGAGCAGCTCAGTCTACCCGGCGACCTCTCGAAGCTCTACAGCACCTACAAGGTGCAGACCGGCGAGCGCCTCGACCGGCTGTGCTGGCAGGTAAACGACTACAGCGATGCGCGCTTTAGCTTTACCGAGCAACTGCGCGATCAAGGCGGAGCGGTCTATGCTTCGACCGCAGACATTCTCAACCGTGGACCCGGCCAGGCTGAGATCCGGATTCGGGTCGAAGTGCTCGATGCCGGCAGCGGCCAGGGGGGCGGCGGTCTTTTGGGCGGCCTGTTCGGCTTTTTATTTAACGGCGGCAGACCGATGGGCAGCTTATCGGCGGGCGACTACTACGTGCGCGGCGGTCCGATGGAGCGCGTTGCTGGTTCTGAGCGCACCCGCCTGCCGGATGTCGATCTCGCTTCTTTGCGCTGCCGTTAG
- a CDS encoding PRC-barrel domain-containing protein yields the protein MLFIRADDKKYGDPAIAERFGRQALINAEDEKLGNIDHVFVNVNDANDLYLEANLGGGLFGFGGKEFLIPAGKLAARGENLFLDLPKDETAMQGRLVPGSGQDYLAGILAPPYGYAEGQGEGIKEAIGGGTGLPGGNFAGNVGDYGGRRVTSNVVDAHRGKITALKGNRLYESTTSEQFGTIEEVYCDLSTGEPTLLKIRYGGDQQPGGFFSLFGSGHDVLVSLDALVKNGDFYYLRDPQTLQILHSGDERGSVGTPAVAPEF from the coding sequence ATGCTATTTATCAGAGCTGACGACAAGAAGTACGGCGACCCGGCGATCGCTGAGCGCTTCGGCAGGCAGGCGCTGATCAACGCCGAGGACGAAAAGCTTGGCAACATCGACCACGTATTTGTGAACGTCAACGACGCCAACGACCTCTACCTTGAGGCGAACCTCGGGGGCGGCCTGTTTGGTTTCGGGGGCAAGGAGTTTTTGATTCCGGCGGGCAAGCTGGCTGCGCGCGGCGAGAATCTCTTTTTGGATCTGCCCAAGGACGAGACGGCGATGCAGGGACGGCTCGTACCGGGCAGCGGCCAGGATTATTTAGCCGGCATTCTCGCTCCGCCCTACGGTTACGCCGAGGGCCAGGGCGAAGGCATCAAAGAAGCGATCGGCGGTGGCACTGGCCTGCCGGGCGGCAACTTCGCGGGCAACGTCGGCGACTACGGTGGCCGCCGGGTGACGAGCAACGTCGTGGACGCCCACCGGGGCAAGATCACCGCCCTCAAGGGCAACCGCCTCTACGAATCGACGACCAGCGAGCAGTTCGGCACGATCGAAGAAGTCTACTGCGATCTGTCCACGGGTGAGCCGACCCTGCTCAAGATTCGCTACGGCGGCGACCAGCAGCCCGGCGGTTTCTTCAGCCTCTTTGGCAGCGGGCACGATGTCCTGGTCTCCCTCGACGCGCTGGTCAAAAATGGCGACTTCTATTACCTGCGCGACCCCCAGACCCTCCAGATCCTGCACAGCGGCGACGAGAGGGGCTCTGTCGGTACACCGGCTGTCGCGCCCGAATTCTAG
- a CDS encoding proteasome-type protease, whose product MTYCLGLLMEAGLVLAADSRTNAGVDYVSSYRKVFDFSIPGERMIFILTSGNLSITQSVINLLRQDVLKEEENLHSLPNMFAISRYIGQKIRLIEQQDRAALEKDNIDFSVNLIVAGQIKGDIPALYLVYTQGNFIQATEETAFVQIGETKYGKPILDRVFNYRSSLRTASMCALLSMDSTMISNLSVGAPIDLLVYERDSFRIAQSCRLQEGDPFWVEMRRAWSQSLQNAFHNLPEIPFQCSPIV is encoded by the coding sequence GTGACCTACTGCCTTGGACTTTTGATGGAAGCGGGATTGGTATTGGCAGCCGACTCACGCACGAACGCCGGCGTCGATTACGTATCGAGCTACCGCAAGGTGTTTGATTTCTCGATTCCCGGTGAACGGATGATCTTTATTCTCACCTCCGGCAATCTCTCGATCACCCAGTCGGTGATCAACCTCCTGCGCCAGGACGTGCTCAAGGAGGAGGAGAACCTGCACTCGCTGCCGAATATGTTTGCCATCAGCCGCTACATCGGCCAGAAGATCCGCCTTATCGAGCAGCAGGACCGGGCCGCCCTCGAAAAGGACAACATCGACTTCAGCGTCAACTTGATCGTCGCAGGCCAGATCAAGGGCGACATTCCGGCGCTCTACCTCGTCTACACCCAGGGCAACTTTATCCAGGCAACCGAGGAAACGGCCTTCGTCCAGATCGGCGAGACCAAGTACGGAAAGCCCATCCTCGATCGCGTCTTCAACTACCGCAGCAGCCTGAGGACCGCCTCGATGTGCGCGCTGTTGTCGATGGATTCGACGATGATCTCGAACCTCTCAGTCGGGGCTCCGATAGATTTGTTGGTCTACGAGCGCGACAGCTTCCGCATCGCCCAGAGTTGCCGCCTGCAGGAGGGCGATCCTTTCTGGGTCGAGATGCGCCGGGCCTGGAGCCAGTCGCTGCAGAATGCCTTTCACAACTTGCCGGAGATCCCCTTTCAGTGCAGCCCGATTGTGTGA